The DNA sequence ATCTGCTGAAGACGCATAGGATTTGGGTGTTTTTGCAAAAGGATTGTATTGAAATTGGAAGATATTTGCAGAGACCATGGCCTGTGGATTGATGCCGTGAATTCGATCATAGGCTCTGGCATGGGCTTTGAGTACATTCCAGCCTGATCTCAGAAAACCAAGGGGAGAATGGGTCCCGGGTGGGGTTTTCCCAAATAGATGGGCAATGGGTAGCCAGATATTGGGTTCATTAAAGGTGATCCAGAAACGCACATCGTTGCCCATTTCCCGAGCGATGCGATCTACATAGCGCAGATACAATTCGATAGTATCAGGATCTTCCCAGCCTCTCAAACCATCCCGATCGCTGTCCTCTAGAAGCCATTGCGGATAGGTAAAATGTACCAAGGTAACGAGAGGTGTCATACCATGCTTGCGTACGGTTTGAATTAGGCGTTTGTAATGGGCAATCTGATTTTCATCAAACTCTCCGGGTCGGGGTTCGATGCGACTCCATTCCACACTCAGACGGAAGGCATTGACGCCCATTTGCTTTGCGAGCAGAATATCTTCTTCATAGCGGTTATAAAAATCAACGGCTTTCCCACTGCGATGCTTGGTTTTGCCTGCCTGTTCCCAGAAATACCATTGGCTGTTGGTTTCATTGCCTTCAGCTTGATAACCCGCTGAAGAGACGCCCCACATAAAGTTTGAGGGGGTTTGGCGGAATGAGGTTGTTTTGAGGGTATTATTCTGTGCTGCAGGTAGGGCTTGAGGAAGGGGAACAGGGCTGCACGCTGCAAGAAAGATACAAAATGTAACAATATTTAAAAACAGAGGAATTTTTTTGAAATTCTTGGATTTCATGCTGACCATCGCACCAAAAGGGATTATTCTTAATAATATCTTAATTTCATATAAAAGTAAATTCAAAAAAAGCAGATTGAATTGATTTTGAATCCCATTTTGTTGACGCGGAATCCGTTTAAAGTGTGATCTGGGTCTATTGCTCATTCAGGATGTCTTGCCTACAATAGCCTTAGGGTTATTTTCAAAATTCCTTGTATTTACTAATTCAGGAGATCTGTTTTTATTATGAAGATGCGTTTTGCTTGTCTTTTTTTATTGAGCTCTTCGATGCTGATCGTTGGTTGTGACAATACCACCAATAATGCACCTAAAAATGTCGTGACGCAAACGACCAATAGCGCTCCTCAGCAAGTGGTCAACAATACTACAATTATTAATCAGGGTGAAACCCGGTCGGATGAAACCACACGTTCTACTTCTCCTTCTGCTGCCCCTTCTGCTCCTTCTACGGCTCCTGCTGCAACGCCGGCCCCTGCTGCTTCTAACTGTGGCAAGTTAGATATTCGCGATGACGGTTCCTGGCATTTTCCACGGCCAGATAAAACGCCACGTATTTTACAAAGAGGGGAGTATCAACTCTTTCAGGATGGTTCAGCAAAAATCACCAAAGCGGGTGAGCCTGATGTGGGAGCGGTGATTAAACCACCGGGATGCCCCACATCCAATGCTTCGCCGACGCCGACTACACCTGTGGCCAGTCCTGCCTCTTCTGGAACGACGACTCAGCCCACAAACTGCCGTCTGGATATTAAAGCTGATGGTTCCTGGTCTATTCCCCGCCCCCCCAGCGGTACGCCCCGTACCCTGCAAAAGGGAGAATACCAACTCTTTCAAGATGGTTCAGCAAAAATCACCAAAGCGGGTGAGCCTGATTTTGGGCAGATTGTAAAACCACATTGCTGATTTAAGTTTTTTAAAAGCCCTCCGTTTTTACGGAGGGCTTTTTTATGGTCGTTTGAGCTGGCTTTTGAGGCGTATTTAAGCCAAGAATGAAAAAAGATGCACCAAAAACTCAAAGATAACTTGCATGACCTTATAAATTTGTCCAAAGAATATATCCCGTACACCCGGCAAGAAGACCAAGGCAATTAAAATGGCGGGGCCATAGGGTAAGAGCTGATCAAATTGAATTTGCAGCCTGCGGGGCAGAAATCCTCGCAAGACCCCTGCACCATCTAAGGGAGGCAAGGGCACCAAATTAAAGACCATCAGCAGCAAATTGAGTGAAATACTGATGACCAAAGGTTCTTTGATAAAGTCCTGTCCTGTTTTGTTGCCCAGATAGAGCAGAATAATGCTCAGAATAGCCAAAAGCAGATTGGCCAAGGGGCCAGCCGCTGCAATAGCCGGCATTTGCCAGGCGGGGTTGCGCAGATTTCGCGGATCAACGGGCACGGGTTTGGCCCAGCCAAAGCCTACAAAGACAACCATCAGCGCGCCCATCAGATCGAGATGCGCTATCGGGTTGAGTGTGAGTCTGCCTTCACGGGCGGCGGTATCATCTCCAAAAATATGGGCGGCATAGGCATGGGCTGCCTCATGAAATGAAATGGAGATGATGAACAGGGGCAAGAGGATCAGCAGATCCAAAGGGTTTGAGCGAAAAATCATAGTACCTCTTTGAGTTCTTGGGCCCATTTTTGAGCCAGTGCAAATTCTTCTTCTTTTGAATGGACCAGGCCATCCAGTCGAAAATGGTGGAGCTTTTCTAAAATTTCGCGCATCTGGGGGCCTGGTTTGAGTATCGTTTTTAGGTCATGCCCAGAAATTTCAGGCTTGGACAGACGCAGCTCGCCCCAGAAGTATTCTGCGGCTTGTGCCAGTTCGCTTTCGGGAAAACGGGCCAACCAGAACCAAAGGGTGAGATCTGGGATGGGTTTAAGCGTTTGATACACTTGGTGAGGTTTGAGGGTTTTCCAATTCAGTGCCAGCATTTTTTCCGTTTGAACCACGATCGCTTCCCAGGAACGCACTTGGTGCTGATTGAGTTCCAAGTGTGGGATCAGCTCTGCTCTGCGCGGGACGCTCAGGGCTTCTAATAGGAGACAAAGCGGGGCAGCCCATTGGTCATGGGCTTCGGCAAACCAGGGTTCCCACTGTTCCAAACGATTGAGTGCACCGAGTAAATTTTCGTTGAGTCTCAATTCTGGATCCAGGCAACGCAAGACATTCAGCGCTTCCAACGCGAGAAGACTGGGAAGTGGATCTGCAAAACTTAAAACTTTGCGGAGCTCTGTTCGGATCCGGGGCGAGAAAAAGCGATCAAAAATACCTGTTTGCATGGTTTCAGAGATCAATTGCGCGGTTTGAGATTCTATTTGAAAACTTAAAGCATGTTGTAAGCGGCAGGCCCGCCAGCAGCGCACAGGGTCTTCTCTGAATTTATTCTCATGCAGGGTGCGCAGGAGGCGATGTTCGAGGTCTTGGTAACCATTGAAATAATCAATCAGTTCTCCAAACTCTCCGGGCAGCAGCGCAATCGCCATGGCATTGATCGTAAAATCTCTGCGTATCAGATCGGCGTGGAGATCACTGAAGCTGACTTTGGGATTCGCGCCAGGATGGGCATAGGTCTCTGTTCGGGCTGTGGCGATGTCCAGGTGAAGGCGCTGATCAAATTTAAGTTTGGCTGTACCGTACTGTTCAAAGATCTGAAGCTGGCCTCCACAGCGTCTTTGCATTTCCTGCCCAAGCGCTTCTGCTCCTCGGTGTTCAACCACCAGGTCGATATCCCAGTCAAACTCACGGTGGGGGAGCAGCAGATCGCGAATACTTCCGCCAATTAAAAAGACGCGCAAATCAAGAGCTGCAGCGCTTTCACCCACATGATGAAGGAGTTCCAAAACTTCTGCAGGAAAATAAGCCTGCATTGAACGAATCAGTTTCATAGCCGTATTTTACCAAAGGAAAAGGGGCCCGGAGGCCCCTTTTAGATTATCTTCGTGTCGGGAATCGGTGCCGGGAGGCTTACATCATGCCGCCCATGCCGCCCATTCCACCCATGCCGCCCATATCCATGCCAGCGCCACCGCCAGCCTTTTTATCGAGCTTTTCAACCACGAGAGCTTCAGTGGTCAGGAGCATGGCTGCAATACTGGCAGCATTCTGAATCGCAGCGCGTGCGACCTTGGCAGGATCCACAATACCGGCTTGGATCATGTTTTCGTAACGACGATCCAGGGCATTGTAGCCGACGCCTTGTTCAGCAGCGCGAACATTCTGAGCGATAACAGCGCCTTCTTCACCGGCATTTTCAGCAATCTGGCGCAGAGGAGCTTCCAGAGCTTTCATGACGATATTGAAGCCGACTTTTTCATCGGAACTCAGGGTTTGTTCATTTTTGATCGCATATTCATTGAGGTGTTTGGCAATCTGCAGCAGGGTGGTACCACCGCCAGCAACAATGCCTTCTTCAACGGCTGCTTTGGTAGCAGACAATGCGTCTTCGATGC is a window from the bacterium (Candidatus Blackallbacteria) CG13_big_fil_rev_8_21_14_2_50_49_14 genome containing:
- a CDS encoding site-2 protease family protein, which produces MIFRSNPLDLLILLPLFIISISFHEAAHAYAAHIFGDDTAAREGRLTLNPIAHLDLMGALMVVFVGFGWAKPVPVDPRNLRNPAWQMPAIAAAGPLANLLLAILSIILLYLGNKTGQDFIKEPLVISISLNLLLMVFNLVPLPPLDGAGVLRGFLPRRLQIQFDQLLPYGPAILIALVFLPGVRDIFFGQIYKVMQVIFEFLVHLFSFLA